From Faecalicatena sp. Marseille-Q4148:
GCAGTTCGTGTTTATTCAGGAATTTGGTTTTGTAATGGCAGCCCAATATTCTGCGTTTCTACAAAATCTTTTAATGTCTGTTTTGTTTATCGGTTTGTTTTTGAAGCGAAACAGTATGGAAGGAACATCATTGATCTTGGCATTTGCTAAGTGGATCGGGACACTTGCACCGACTATTTTGATGGGAATTATTACTTTTAATCCAGTTGTGCTTATTTGTGGATTATTTTGCTGTGTGTTTGATTTGATTTATATTACTTTGCTGATACATTACAGAAAAGAGAAAAAAGAGAATTAAAAACAATTTCGGATGAAGAGTTAATTATTGGTTTTTGAATGTTTAAATAAAAAAAGTGGACATTGGGGATACAAAAGTGGATATTGAGAATGGAAAAGTGGACATTCAAGATAAAAAAGTGGATATTGAAAGTGTACTTTCCGAAAAGGGCAGCGATTTCTCAGTAAAAACGACAGTTCATATTCATAGACTTTTAGAGAAGTTTGGTTTTGATGAAGTATTTGGAAGAAGTGCAGTTATGGAACTTCTTGAGCTGAAAGGTTTAGGTGCTTCCAATTTGGTGCAGACAGATATTATTGAATCGGTATCCGGTCACGGAAAAGGAAAATATAAATTCAAAATAACTCAAAAAATTGACTTTTAACATTGGTTAAGTTAAAATGAAATAAATTGAGTTAAAAGGAGAATGAGAAATATGCTTACAAGCGTATTCGGGATTTCTATAAAATGTGAAGCATGGAAACATCAGGATTCTTTACCTGTTTATATCGCTGGAAGTTATGATTTTCAAACAGCATATATTGGAAACAAACGTTGCATAATGCTTATTCCGACAGAAGAGCTTGCAACACTTCCGGCACTGAAAAAGCAAATTACAAAAATACAGCAGATTGATAATGTACCAGTTGTATTTGAACTTGCAACGGTATCAAATTATCGAAGAAAAAGCCTTATAGAAAATAATATACCGTTTATTACTGATAAGCAGGTCTTTCTTCCTTTCATCGGAACAATGCTTTCTGATGAGAAAGCCCCCCAAAAATTAAGGGGTAAGTTTGTTTATTCCACGCAGCAGTTGTTTTTGTTTTATCTGTATAGTAAGAAAAAACGATTGTATATTTCAGAAGCCGGAAAAGTGCTTCCATTTACAGCAATGACCTTGACCAGAGCAGTAAAGCAGTTGGAAACGACGGATTTGTTTTTGGTAGCAAAAGACGGTGTCAACAAGTTTATTGAGTCAAAATATAAGCGAGATGAATTATTTGAAAAAGCAAAAGTATATTTGACGACTCCTGTCCGCAAAGCAGGATATATAGATAAGACGCAAGTTACGGAAAATATGGTCTTTGCAGGGGAAACGGCACTTTCTGAAAAAACAATGTTAAATCCAAGCCGAGTTGCTACCTATGCAATTAGTGAGAAAGATTATGATAAAACCTTGCTAACCGATGAATTGATAGACCCGGATAAGCAGGTAAGACTTGAATTATGGGCATACAGCCCGAAACAATTTTCAGAGGATAACAGTGCTGATGATATTTCCATTGTTTTATCTTTTGGAGATACAAACGATGAAAGAATTGAAGAAGCAGTAGATGAATTGCAGGAAAGAAGGTTGCAGGAGTAATGGTCAGCGGATTTACAAAATTTAAGGAAATGCACAGTTTTATCGTTTCACATCTCCGAAAAGTAAAGAATATCCATATATGATAGAGATATTTTCCAGAAATCCGGATTTTATTATATTGGAAGATGATGCAGTTCTCATACCGCTTCCGATAGATGATGAAA
This genomic window contains:
- a CDS encoding MarR family transcriptional regulator, whose product is MLTSVFGISIKCEAWKHQDSLPVYIAGSYDFQTAYIGNKRCIMLIPTEELATLPALKKQITKIQQIDNVPVVFELATVSNYRRKSLIENNIPFITDKQVFLPFIGTMLSDEKAPQKLRGKFVYSTQQLFLFYLYSKKKRLYISEAGKVLPFTAMTLTRAVKQLETTDLFLVAKDGVNKFIESKYKRDELFEKAKVYLTTPVRKAGYIDKTQVTENMVFAGETALSEKTMLNPSRVATYAISEKDYDKTLLTDELIDPDKQVRLELWAYSPKQFSEDNSADDISIVLSFGDTNDERIEEAVDELQERRLQE